In Achromobacter spanius, the following proteins share a genomic window:
- a CDS encoding 4-aminobutyrate--2-oxoglutarate transaminase, which produces MKNQDLNTRRSLATPRGVGVMCDFYAVRAENATLWDANGKEYIDFAGGIAVLNTGHLHPKIKAAVAAQLDNFTHTAYQIVPYESYISLAERINRLAPIDGLKKTAFFTTGVEAVENAIKIARSSTGRSGVIAFSGSFHGRTMLGMALTGKVAPYKLSFGPMPGDIYHVPFPNATQAISVADSLKALDLLFKCDIDPKRVAAIIIEPVQGEGGFNITPPELMTALRKICDEHGILLIADEVQTGFGRTGKLYAMEHHSVQADLITMAKSLGGGFPISGVVGRADVMDGPAAGGLGGTYAGNPLAVAAAHAVLDVIAEEKLCDRANVLGEKLRGHLEGLRAKVPGIADVRGLGSMVALELNDASGKPDAEAVKRVQARALEQGLILLSCGVYGNVLRFLYPLTIPDAQFDRALAILSDALAA; this is translated from the coding sequence ATGAAGAATCAAGACCTGAATACCCGCCGTTCCCTGGCCACGCCGCGCGGCGTTGGCGTCATGTGCGACTTCTACGCGGTGCGCGCCGAGAACGCCACCCTGTGGGACGCCAACGGCAAGGAATACATCGATTTCGCGGGCGGCATCGCCGTGTTGAACACGGGCCACCTGCACCCCAAGATCAAGGCCGCCGTCGCCGCGCAGCTGGACAACTTCACGCACACGGCCTACCAGATCGTTCCGTACGAAAGCTACATCTCGCTGGCCGAACGCATCAACCGCCTGGCCCCCATCGACGGCCTGAAGAAGACCGCCTTCTTCACCACCGGCGTCGAAGCCGTTGAAAACGCCATCAAGATCGCGCGTTCGTCGACGGGCCGCTCGGGCGTCATCGCGTTTTCGGGCTCGTTCCACGGCCGCACCATGCTGGGCATGGCGCTGACCGGCAAGGTCGCCCCGTACAAGCTGTCGTTCGGCCCGATGCCCGGCGACATCTATCACGTGCCGTTCCCCAACGCCACGCAAGCCATCAGCGTGGCCGATTCGCTCAAGGCGCTGGACCTGCTGTTCAAGTGCGACATCGACCCCAAGCGTGTCGCCGCCATCATCATTGAACCGGTGCAAGGCGAAGGCGGTTTCAACATCACCCCGCCCGAACTGATGACCGCGCTGCGCAAGATCTGCGACGAGCACGGCATCCTGCTGATCGCCGACGAAGTGCAAACGGGCTTTGGCCGTACCGGCAAGCTCTACGCCATGGAACACCACTCGGTGCAGGCTGACCTGATCACCATGGCCAAGAGCCTGGGCGGCGGCTTCCCGATTTCGGGCGTGGTCGGCCGCGCCGACGTCATGGACGGCCCGGCCGCTGGCGGCCTGGGCGGCACCTACGCCGGCAACCCGCTGGCCGTTGCCGCGGCCCACGCCGTGCTGGACGTGATTGCCGAAGAAAAGCTGTGCGATCGCGCCAACGTGCTGGGCGAGAAGCTGCGCGGCCACCTGGAAGGCCTGCGCGCCAAGGTGCCGGGCATTGCCGATGTGCGCGGCCTGGGCTCGATGGTGGCGCTGGAACTGAACGACGCCAGCGGCAAGCCGGACGCCGAAGCCGTCAAGCGCGTGCAAGCGCGCGCGCTGGAACAAGGGCTTATCCTGTTGAGCTGCGGCGTGTATGGCAACGTGCTGCGTTTCCTGTACCCGCTGACCATTCCCGACGCGCAATTCGACCGCGCGCTGGCGATTCTGTCCGACGCACTGGCAGCGTAA
- a CDS encoding NAD-dependent succinate-semialdehyde dehydrogenase → MTALTHPLSRPDLLRDACYIDGKWVGAGNGASIPVDNPSTGKTIVSVPKLGRKETEQAIASAQAALPAWSAKTGKERAAILLKWSQLMMQNQQDLAAIMTSEQGKPVTEAAGEIAYAASFLEWFAEEAKRIDGDVLQSPKAGQRLLALKQPIGVTAAITPWNFPAAMITRKVGPALAAGCTMVVKPAQQTPLTALALAVLAEEAGVPAGVFHVITGSSRDIGAALCESDVVRKLSFTGSTEVGRTLMEQCAPTIKKLSLELGGNAPFIVFDDADLDRAVDGILASKYRNAGQTCVCANRIYVQAGVYEEIAKRLVAKVEAMKVGDGFADGVTQGPLIDKNAIEKVQEHIADATSHGAKVIAGGKPHALGGTFFEPTVVRDVTQSMRFATEETFGPVAPLFRFDTEEEVIGMANDTIFGLAAYFFTRDYARIWRVSEALEYGIVGINTGLISNEVGPFGGVKQSGLGREGSKYGIEEYLEIKYLCVDLGA, encoded by the coding sequence ATGACCGCATTGACTCATCCCCTGTCGCGCCCGGATCTGCTGCGCGACGCCTGCTACATCGACGGCAAGTGGGTTGGCGCCGGCAACGGCGCGTCGATCCCGGTGGACAACCCCTCCACCGGCAAGACCATCGTGTCGGTGCCCAAGCTGGGCCGCAAGGAAACCGAACAGGCCATCGCCAGCGCGCAAGCCGCGCTGCCCGCCTGGAGCGCCAAGACCGGCAAGGAACGCGCCGCGATCCTGCTGAAGTGGTCGCAACTGATGATGCAGAACCAGCAAGACCTGGCCGCCATCATGACGTCCGAACAGGGCAAGCCCGTGACCGAAGCCGCGGGCGAAATCGCCTACGCCGCCTCGTTCCTGGAGTGGTTCGCCGAAGAAGCCAAGCGCATCGACGGCGACGTGCTGCAAAGCCCCAAGGCCGGCCAGCGCCTCCTGGCGTTGAAGCAGCCCATCGGCGTTACCGCCGCCATCACGCCGTGGAACTTCCCGGCCGCCATGATCACCCGCAAGGTCGGCCCGGCGCTGGCCGCCGGCTGCACCATGGTGGTCAAGCCCGCTCAACAAACCCCGCTGACCGCGCTGGCGCTGGCCGTGCTGGCCGAAGAAGCCGGCGTGCCCGCGGGCGTGTTCCACGTCATCACGGGCAGCTCGCGCGATATCGGCGCCGCCCTGTGCGAAAGCGATGTCGTGCGCAAGCTGAGCTTCACCGGCTCCACCGAAGTGGGCCGCACGCTGATGGAGCAATGCGCCCCCACCATCAAGAAGCTGTCGCTGGAACTGGGCGGCAACGCGCCGTTCATCGTGTTCGACGACGCCGACCTGGACCGCGCCGTTGACGGCATCCTGGCCTCCAAGTACCGCAACGCCGGCCAGACCTGCGTGTGCGCCAACCGCATCTACGTGCAAGCCGGCGTGTACGAAGAAATCGCCAAGCGCCTGGTCGCCAAGGTCGAAGCCATGAAGGTCGGCGACGGCTTTGCCGACGGCGTGACGCAAGGTCCGCTGATCGACAAGAACGCCATTGAAAAGGTGCAGGAGCACATCGCCGACGCCACCTCGCACGGCGCCAAGGTCATTGCCGGCGGCAAGCCGCATGCGCTGGGCGGCACGTTCTTTGAACCCACCGTGGTGCGCGACGTGACGCAGTCGATGCGCTTTGCCACCGAAGAAACCTTCGGCCCGGTGGCCCCGCTGTTCCGCTTCGACACCGAAGAAGAAGTCATTGGCATGGCCAACGACACCATCTTCGGTCTGGCCGCCTACTTCTTCACCCGCGATTACGCCCGCATCTGGCGCGTGTCCGAAGCATTGGAGTACGGCATTGTCGGCATCAACACCGGCCTGATCTCCAACGAAGTCGGCCCGTTCGGCGGCGTCAAGCAGTCGGGCCTGGGCCGTGAAGGCTCGAAGTACGGCATCGAGGAATACCTCGAAATCAAGTACCTGTGCGTGGACCTGGGCGCCTGA
- a CDS encoding inositol monophosphatase family protein: MSKTFSLEDTRKLAAVLAETALAEVMPRFRNLPEGSVRGKSSPRDLVTDADEAAERMIGARLAKLHPGAVLIGEEASARNPALLNMLVDADLAFLIDPIDGTRNYVAGLPLFGMMIAACHRGDVIAGVIYDPVNRDSALAVRGEGAWMEYDNGRRVPLTVAAPAPLEDMDGLISTGALPEPQRTTVNSHLSRLASTASLRCAAHEYRMLAAGHCHIALYNQLTAWDHAAGWLLHREAGGYAARFDGSPYKPTHRTGGLLYAPDAGSWHAARKALLGEGLEGAEG; the protein is encoded by the coding sequence ATGAGCAAAACCTTCTCCCTTGAGGACACCCGCAAGCTGGCCGCCGTGCTGGCCGAAACGGCCCTGGCCGAGGTCATGCCGCGCTTTCGCAACCTGCCCGAAGGCTCGGTGCGAGGCAAGAGCTCGCCGCGTGACCTGGTGACCGACGCGGACGAAGCGGCCGAACGCATGATTGGCGCGCGCCTGGCCAAGCTGCATCCGGGCGCCGTGCTCATCGGCGAAGAAGCCTCCGCGCGCAACCCCGCGCTGCTGAACATGCTGGTCGACGCCGATCTGGCCTTTCTGATCGACCCCATCGACGGCACGCGCAACTACGTCGCGGGCCTGCCCTTGTTCGGCATGATGATCGCGGCCTGTCACCGCGGCGACGTGATCGCCGGCGTGATCTACGACCCGGTCAACCGCGACAGCGCGCTGGCCGTGCGCGGCGAAGGCGCCTGGATGGAATACGACAACGGCCGCCGCGTGCCGCTGACCGTGGCCGCCCCCGCGCCGCTGGAAGACATGGACGGGCTGATCTCCACGGGCGCCCTGCCCGAGCCCCAGCGCACCACCGTCAACAGCCACCTGTCGCGCCTGGCCAGCACCGCGTCGCTACGCTGCGCCGCGCACGAATACCGCATGTTGGCGGCAGGCCACTGCCACATTGCGCTGTACAACCAACTGACCGCCTGGGACCACGCCGCCGGCTGGCTGCTGCACCGCGAAGCGGGCGGCTACGCGGCGCGCTTCGATGGCTCGCCCTACAAGCCCACGCATCGCACGGGCGGCTTGTTGTATGCGCCAGATGCCGGCAGTTGGCATGCCGCGCGCAAGGCGTTGTTGGGCGAGGGGTTGGAAGGGGCTGAGGGCTGA
- a CDS encoding NAD-dependent protein deacetylase, whose product MDTQVSDLAALRGFVDRHPRLFVLTGAGVSTDSGIPDYRDTEGEWKRSPPMTLQTFMGTELARARYWARSMVGWRRFGQVKPNDSHRALARLESRGRLSVLVTQNVDGLHAAAGSRDVVDLHGRLDEVRCMQCDWRGGRHDWQDRLQHSNPAWALLDATDAPDGDADLDGQDFSQFIVPPCPRCGGIVKPDVVFFGETVPRDRVDRANAGLMSADAVLVVGSSLMVYSGYRFVTAASRNGMPIAAINLGRTRADNLLTLKVEQPCALALDAL is encoded by the coding sequence ATGGACACGCAAGTCTCGGATCTGGCCGCGTTGCGCGGCTTTGTCGACCGCCACCCGCGGCTGTTCGTGTTGACGGGGGCGGGCGTCAGCACCGATTCCGGCATCCCCGACTATCGCGACACGGAAGGCGAATGGAAACGTTCGCCGCCCATGACGCTGCAAACCTTCATGGGCACGGAACTGGCGCGCGCCCGCTACTGGGCGCGCAGCATGGTGGGCTGGCGCCGCTTTGGCCAGGTCAAGCCGAATGATTCACACCGGGCGCTGGCGCGGCTGGAGTCGCGCGGCCGCCTCAGCGTGCTGGTCACGCAAAACGTGGACGGCCTGCATGCCGCCGCCGGCAGCCGTGATGTGGTGGACTTGCACGGCCGGCTGGACGAAGTGCGCTGCATGCAATGCGACTGGCGCGGCGGCCGCCATGACTGGCAAGACCGGCTGCAACACAGCAACCCCGCATGGGCCTTGCTGGACGCCACCGATGCCCCGGACGGCGACGCCGACCTGGACGGCCAGGATTTCTCGCAATTCATTGTGCCGCCGTGCCCGCGCTGCGGCGGTATCGTCAAACCCGATGTGGTCTTCTTCGGCGAAACCGTCCCGCGTGATCGCGTCGATCGCGCCAATGCCGGGCTGATGAGCGCCGATGCGGTGCTGGTGGTGGGCTCGTCGCTGATGGTGTATTCGGGCTACCGCTTCGTGACGGCAGCGTCGCGCAACGGCATGCCCATCGCCGCCATCAACCTGGGCCGCACGCGGGCCGACAACCTTTTGACCCTGAAGGTGGAACAGCCTTGCGCGCTAGCGCTGGACGCGCTGTAA
- the epsC gene encoding serine O-acetyltransferase EpsC, producing MNGPTHLPPAHWNLDSIVSGLREARVAWRGPRGRLREDAGLREFPSQESLRQIIKDLCGALFPMRLGPIDLREEVEDFYVGHTIGAALDALLHQVCLELQYVGRHEHVDPAETQRRAIEIVRQFGAELPRVRAALDLDVTAAYQGDPAAHSVDEVLLCYPGVAAMIHHRLANVLYRLNVPMLARIVAEIAHADTGIDIHPGATIGRSFFIDHGTGVVIGETAIIGDRVRLYQMVTLGAKRFPPGENGELKKGLPRHPLIEDDVVIYAGATILGRVTIGKGSTIGGNVWLTRSVPPGSNVTQASLVSDMPDCGLGG from the coding sequence ATGAACGGGCCCACCCACCTTCCGCCCGCCCACTGGAACCTGGACAGCATCGTGTCCGGCTTGCGCGAAGCGCGCGTCGCCTGGCGCGGCCCGCGTGGCCGCCTGCGCGAAGACGCGGGCCTGCGTGAATTCCCGTCCCAGGAAAGCCTGCGCCAGATCATCAAGGACCTCTGTGGCGCCTTGTTCCCGATGCGGCTGGGCCCCATCGATCTGCGCGAGGAAGTCGAAGACTTCTATGTGGGCCACACCATCGGCGCGGCGCTGGATGCGCTGTTGCATCAGGTCTGTCTTGAACTGCAATACGTGGGCCGCCATGAACATGTCGACCCGGCCGAGACGCAGCGGCGCGCCATCGAGATCGTGCGCCAGTTCGGCGCCGAGCTGCCGCGCGTGCGCGCCGCGCTGGACCTGGACGTGACGGCCGCCTACCAGGGCGACCCGGCCGCGCACAGCGTGGACGAAGTGCTGCTGTGCTATCCCGGCGTGGCGGCGATGATCCACCACCGCCTGGCCAACGTGCTGTATCGGCTGAACGTGCCGATGCTGGCCCGCATCGTGGCCGAGATCGCGCATGCCGACACCGGCATCGACATCCATCCCGGCGCCACCATCGGCCGCAGCTTTTTTATCGACCACGGCACGGGTGTCGTCATTGGCGAAACGGCCATCATCGGCGACCGCGTGCGGCTCTACCAAATGGTGACGCTGGGCGCCAAGCGCTTCCCGCCCGGCGAAAACGGCGAGCTTAAAAAGGGCTTGCCGCGCCATCCGTTGATCGAAGACGACGTAGTGATCTACGCGGGCGCCACGATCCTGGGCCGCGTCACGATCGGCAAGGGGTCCACCATTGGCGGCAACGTCTGGCTGACACGCAGCGTGCCCCCGGGCAGCAACGTCACGCAGGCCAGCCTGGTCAGCGACATGCCGGACTGCGGCTTGGGCGGTTGA
- the galE gene encoding UDP-glucose 4-epimerase GalE, translating to MPDADMHVLVTGGAGYIGTHTLIAMLAAGQRPLVLDNFSNGSREAVRRVERLCGVPIPLIEGDIRTPGLIERVLSDAAARGQSVRAVLHLAGCKAVGESVADPLKYYDNNVAGSMVLLRAMREAGVTRLVFSSSATVYGEPQYLPFTEAHPLAPANPYGRTKLMVEEMLRDVCTADPAFSAVTLRYFNPIGAHPSGQIGESPRDLPNNLFPFITQVAVGRQPFLRVFGDDYDTADGTGVRDYLHVMDLAQGHVRALSYCMDHPGFIAVNLGTGRGTSVLELVRAFEQASGCRIPLQTLARRPGDVARTWADPALAESLLGWRSTYDVAAMCADGWRWQQGNPLGYAPDEPSQAAA from the coding sequence ATGCCAGACGCAGACATGCACGTGCTGGTCACGGGCGGGGCTGGCTATATCGGCACGCACACCTTGATTGCGATGCTGGCGGCCGGCCAGCGGCCGCTGGTGCTGGACAACTTCAGCAACGGCAGCCGCGAGGCCGTGCGCCGGGTCGAGCGCTTGTGCGGCGTGCCGATACCCCTGATCGAAGGGGATATCCGCACGCCGGGCCTGATCGAACGCGTGCTGTCGGATGCGGCGGCACGCGGCCAATCGGTGCGGGCCGTGCTGCATCTGGCCGGCTGCAAGGCGGTTGGGGAATCGGTGGCGGACCCGCTCAAGTACTACGACAACAACGTCGCGGGTTCCATGGTGCTTCTGCGCGCCATGCGCGAGGCGGGCGTCACGCGGCTGGTGTTCAGCTCGTCGGCCACCGTGTATGGCGAGCCCCAGTACCTGCCCTTTACCGAGGCGCATCCGCTGGCGCCGGCCAACCCCTACGGGCGCACCAAGCTGATGGTGGAAGAGATGCTGCGCGACGTCTGCACGGCCGACCCCGCCTTCAGCGCCGTCACGCTGCGCTACTTCAACCCCATCGGCGCGCACCCCAGCGGGCAGATCGGCGAGAGCCCGCGCGACCTGCCCAATAACCTGTTCCCCTTCATCACCCAGGTGGCGGTGGGCCGCCAGCCATTCCTGCGGGTGTTCGGCGACGACTACGACACCGCCGACGGCACGGGCGTGCGCGACTATCTGCATGTGATGGACCTGGCGCAGGGCCATGTGCGGGCGTTGTCGTATTGCATGGACCACCCCGGGTTTATTGCAGTCAATCTGGGCACGGGCCGGGGCACCAGCGTGCTGGAACTGGTGCGCGCGTTTGAACAAGCCAGCGGCTGCCGGATTCCCTTGCAGACCCTGGCGCGACGCCCCGGAGACGTGGCGCGCACCTGGGCCGACCCTGCGCTTGCCGAGTCGCTGCTGGGCTGGCGCAGCACCTACGACGTGGCCGCCATGTGCGCCGACGGCTGGCGCTGGCAGCAAGGCAACCCGCTGGGCTACGCCCCGGACGAGCCCAGCCAGGCCGCCGCATAA